The stretch of DNA AATTACAAACTGgtatgattagatgtggtattgttgaggataattaatctatgcttgcacgttttatgggtggattaaatagagagattcagacgattctagagtataaggagtatactaatatcactcgtttattccatcttgcttgtaaagctgaacgtgaagtgcaggatcgacaggcattggcgcggactaacttttctgcaggtcgaccttcttcatggacaccacgtgcatcatctacttccacacgttctgcttcaccggcgcctccgtcggctgccacctccaaccgtgatacaataaagcaggcacaatcaccactatctgccaagagcacaccttctgggcctgcaaagagctcttcttcatccatggcatcaacagggcaaacacatgatattatttgtcgacgttgcaagggtggaggtcattatgcgagagaatgcccatctaagcgtgtgatgattgttactgaggatggtgggtatgagtccgctagtgactatgatgaggagactttggctcttattacacgtgacgaacacggtggagacgattctgatcatgagacgcaatacatggctcctgaagatgctgacaggtatgaatgtttagttgctcaacgtgttttgagtgtgcaggttacacaagctgagcaaaatcagaggcataatttgttccatacaaagggagttgtgaaggaacgttctgttcgcgtgatcatagatggagggagttgcaacaacttggctagcatcgagatggtggagaagctatctctcaccacaagaccacatccacatccttactacatccaatggttcaacaacagcggcaaggttaaggtaacacgtactgttcgtgtgcattttagtatctctacatatgctgattatgttgattgtgatgtggtaccgatgcaagcatgttccttattacttggtagaccctggcaatttgataaaaattctattcaccatggtagaaacaatcagtatactcttcaAATATTCCACCCCATGTGACCTTAGTGGTATTTGGAAGTCTCGAATGCCCACAAAGATTAAGATCTTTTTGTGGCAAGTGGCTCGCAATCGTGTAACTAGTGGGGATCAAACGCGAAAGAGGCATGGCCCAAGAGATGGCCTGTGCATTGGTGCAGTGAAGGAGAGGATCGAGACCACCTGCTATTTAGGTCTATTGTAGCGCATTTCATGTGGAGCGCTCTCTGTGAGACCGTTAGGTGCTCATGGAATCCGAGTGGGTTATCGGACTTGCATATGTTAATTATGGGCACGTCTGGCTAGGATCGGCGATTTGCGTGGCTTGGATGGGGCTCTTTGCATGGGCCTTGTGGACGTCCAGAAACAAACCCTTGATTGAGGGAACATTCTGCCGACAACCGGCTGACCTTCTTTATAAAATGGTATCTTTCTTGCAGCTATGGAAGCTCCTGCCGAAACCAAAGGATAGAGGAAGCATGAAGAGGCTCATACTAAGGGTGCTGGCAAAGTTCACTGAGTTATGACGTGCGGGATAGGGGACATCACCGGCTGGGAGCCGCCTCGACTTCCTGCGCTCGTGTGTTTGGGCGATCCTGACCATGGTTAGATCCATGACCGGCTTTGCATCGTCGTTACCAACCTTTGGCTTGTATCCGTACCTTTATTTTTAATAGACTCCTACTACTTTGGTTTTGGTTTTCGGGACTTACAATATGACTTTGTAAGGGCCTCATTCTTAAGGCCGGGCAAGGGCCTTCTCTCTCAGAAAACTATGAGACGTGCATGATGACTTTGTAAATTTCAAGATGTTGTGCCGCATCTTGAAAAAAATTGTATGGTGACTTTATAAATCTCAAGATGTTGTGCcatttcttcaaaaaaaattgtGCCATCTCAAGATTTGCACATCATGTACATTTTTTACTCGGTTTGTCTAATTCGCATCTAGATGTTTCTAAGAATGTCACATCTAAACTACAACAAATAAGGCGGCAACAAGGAAAAAAAGCTGAGATAAAAAAAATAAACCACAAACATAGTGAACATCAGGTTAAATATGACATAATTATATCATATCTaaatgtgtcctagacagacttTTTATATTTTAAAAAAAGTCCTCGTACCACGAACCGAAGCCACCACCGCTAAGGCGATGCGTCAGCCGATCCTCATCACAAAATAATACAGAGAGAAAAATGCCCCGAGAAAACACAAGTAATTAACGGGAGGAGAGGGAGCGAGATAAGAGTCGTCGCAGCGGAAGGAGAGAGAAACAAAGGTGGTAGATGTGAGCCACCCTCTTTGTATCCCTCGCCAACTTCTCCTACCAACTTCTTTTCCTCTCCCCTCGTCTCGCGGCCGCTGCCGCCTTGCCTTGGGCCGCCTTTTCCTACTGCCGCCGCCGGCCGGCCGAAGCCGCCGGTACGTACTCGCCGTTCTTGCCAGCCCCTATTGAACGTCGCGCCGCATTGATTCTGGTCGCCGTTATGGTTATTGAATTACAGGTCCCGTATGTAGGATTGGCTGCCTTTCTTGTTTCCGTGAATTCCGCGCCTGTTCTTGGCCGTGACGATGCTTGTTTGCTTGCTCCACAATCGTATCTTGTGCGTTCTTGCTGGTTGAGTTCTTCTGCGTTTGGATTGGAAGGTGGCGGTGGTTGGGGCCTGGTGGGGACAGACTTGTAGAAAATTCTTGCGTCCTTGAGGGGGTTCTTTTTCTTTGGATTCCTCGATTGGGTTGTTGGGTGGTTGGGCGAGGCTTCTCGCGTCCTGTGTTTGCGATTTATTGATTTATGATGTTTTCGTTCGGTTCATGACACTGGATGTAATCGGGAATCGTGGCATGAAGATTTGGTAGAATTACATCAATTGATATTATGATAATTGTCACTAAAACATTGCAGGCTTGTGATATGTGATGATTTTTTTAGACTTCACTATTAAGAAACTCTATAATTCTTGGAATGTCCGATGTGTAGCAGGATTCTGTAGGCCCTGGAGTCTAGTGTGTTTGGTCAGTTGTGGTAACTAGTATCAATGACTAGTACAACACCTTACGGAAATTCCAACGTGGATCACCAAATCTGTCCGGACGTCTGAAATCCTGCAAAACGGCACCAACTGCAACGTCGGATTCTGAGGCGTGGGCCCCACCTAAACCCCCCCTCTCTCTCCGCGTCGTCTCGAGAACCACCCGCACATTCAGAGCGGACATGATCGGCCGGCTGCCCGCATTCACGCTGGCTGACCGGCCATCCGCCTACCTGGCATTCATAGGGATGAGCCCGAGAAGCCTACTCGGGCGCTCCGCATTCAACCCGGCACTCTGCCTGCCTCGGCTATTTAAGCCAGCTGCCCACGGCCCAAAACCCTACCCCTTCGAGCCCTTCTCCCaccgtccaaccacccatccgtCGTCGCCATGGCCTGGTCCTTTGCTATGTGGTACACGAGCCTCACGGCGGCCCGCTGTGCCCAAATCATGGCGGAGGCCCAACGCCAATTCCGCATCAATTGATATTATTCATGTTCGATGTTTGTCCTCCCAGGTCTGCATCTTGTTATACTTGTAATGGTTTCAGAATGCACAAATGGAAGTTCTATGTCTTGTAACAGTGAATACTTGATTGCAATTTTGACGGGTGGTGTTCCTGTGCTAAGGAATTGAAGATAAATTATGAGTTTCTTATTATGCTTACTATGGCCATACGGTATGATTAGGTTCCGTTCAATGTGTTAGTAGCTTATGATACTAAGAAATGAGTGAGGTGTTCTGCATACATTTGTTTGAGGCAACTAAACAATCTGTTAAGATGGTAGAGTGCTTACCAGATGCATGATGGAATTGCACCGAGTGCTATTTGATTGAACATATTTAGCACATATAATTTAGCTACTTTATTGTGGGCCTGATGACTATCTTTCTAAGCAGAGTCACTTGGTTTTTTCTCTAAGTTTCAACCTTGTTATTTGTGAAGGGCCTGAATTTTGCTCAGTGTTGTTTATCCTACCTTGTTTTTTCTCTAGTATTGAATCTTTCATGTGATCCCTGTCCCTGGCACACAATTTAAGTGGGTGATAATTGTTAGAAGTGTGGTTTATGGTTAGCAACATACACCTTTTTACCGTGTTAGAagtctatggaagtgttgaacaAATAGTCGAGGATTATTGTATTGCTTCTTCGAACATGGGTGATATTATTGTTTATGAGCAGTAGTCATGGCCATTAAGAACAGTGTTACACAACACTGGTATTGTTTAGTATACAGTTGAGCATATTAGTAATGGATAGCATAATCAGAACTTCAGAAGCCCTTGAGTACTTGCACTCCATTTGTTGCTTTCTCAAAGTCTCCGCTTCTAACTCCATACTGTTTGCTTAACCAATTCTTTATTAATTACTTTGATTTGTTTAGTATATTCTCATATTTGGGACCCTATTGCAGGTGGCAGTTCAAGTATGGTTAGCTTGAGGAGACGTCGACTATTGGGTCTTTGTTCTGGTAAGACAAACTCATTACACTGTGAAACATCTTGCTGATATGTTGTAAAGAATCGTTTAGATTCTGTTGTAAAGAATTGTTAAGAGAATCTATGTTGTGAAAATGTGTAAATATTTTTAGTTTTATGTATAATATGCTGTCAAAACATGGCTTTTCATCATACTGATCAATTCCATTCCTGTATTCAATTGAACCTTCTAGTATATCCTATGTGGTAAATTGTTCCagataaaagaaaataaattgtACATAAAGAGCTATAGCTAGCTCTAATCTGTTCTTGTTCTATATATAACAAACTTTTGTGAAATTTGCATTCAAAGAATGTAGTAGGGTGCTCCATGGCCCACATTTAAGTGTGTTTGGTACTTCTGTAAACACTGAAACGGGAGGTGTGAGTAGTTATGGGATGATAAAATGTATGGAGAGCATGTGTTGTTGAgcgggatatccaattgtgaatTAATTGCTGCCGGTACAAGCACGGCGGTTAAAAACAATTTTGGCAGGAACTGCTGGTACCGACATGATGGGACCATAATTGGACGCGACGTGACACAATATTTCTGTTCCAAGGTTTGCAATGGTGGGAATGCTAATAGATTAACCATTTCATGATAATGGGTATGCTTATTGTATACTCATGAAACTGAGTGTAAATTGACAAAATGACAAGGCAAAGCTTCCATTCTTTTCATAATTCTTTGATGATGTATATAACTGTTTTTTTAGGGGTTGTTTAGAGGCCAAATTTCACCACTTCACCATCTGTGTGTGAAGGTAGCAGCTTGTTTGTTTATAAGCCAAAACTCTGCCTTGCACCATGTAAATTTGTACGAATTAGACATGATGCTTTGGTTTAATTGTAGATGTCCATTCTGTCAGGTGGGGCTCACCTTGAATCCCCTTGAGTGATTTAGCAATGGTTAGAGGCCAGTTAGGATGATATTTGAGGCATATTATAGCTGGCTTACTCGTTGCAATTTGTGGCGTACCCGATCTGGCTAAGTTGTCCAAGCCAGGAGGTGACTTTTCACAAGGGTATCTCTGATGTACCTTGTTAGGTCACAAGGAAGCAGCTTATCCATCCCGCCTCAACTAGTCTACTTGGCTGTCGACACAGCACTTCGACTCAACTCCTGCTGTAGTCGATCGACCTCTCGACTTGCCTTTGACTATTCTTGACTAGTCAAGGGCTTTTAGTTGAGTGACTGGTCAAAAGGCCCACTTATTAGGTTTGTCTAGGAGCATAAGGCTTTACTCCGTGGAGTATGTGCTCTAAACGTAGCTCTTTGTACGGCAGGCTGCACAACGGGCCACTTCTAGCAGGCCGCGGCTGGTGGCGGTTATTGTTGCAGTTGTTTCACCTCTGCTCCTCCTCTATCTCTACTCCTCCGCCTGCTCTGCTCCTCCCCCAACTAAAGCACTCTGCTCCTTCAATATTTACGTATCATACTAGTATTTGTGCTATCTACTTCCTCGACTACTTGAACACTACACATGACTAGTCACGACTAGTTTATGAGTTGGTAAGTGGGGTCTTGTCTTGACTCATTGACTCACCATGTTGGCTTCTTATGCCCTCGAAGGTCACATCAGACATGCCTAGGACAAAAACCTACCTACCGCACTGGATAACTCTGCATCAAATGCAGCTTCCTGTCCTGCATGTCAACATGCCATTGCCACCTCCCTGCATAGCCAAGTGCTATCAAACCGGGTGCAGGGTGGTCAATTTGTCTAATTTATATTGTAGGGAGTGGAAATTTCATTTCCAAATGTGCAGGCTGCCAATTTGCAGAAACAGATGGTGAAAAGTAGAAGTGACTCATGTTGAATAAATCATACGAGAGCACTATTTATAGAGCGGGAAATCTTTTTTTTCCTTTGCCATGTAGGGCCATCTTTTTTTTCCAGGATTACATCATTCATTTCGAGAAAAGTGGTATCAGTTGTTCTGGCACTCCTGTAACCTGTTACCATTTTACATTCCCAAGCAACAGACTTAGAAAAAATTGGCAATAACATACGTGTACACATTTCATATTCATATATGTATGTGCAAATAGTCAGGAAACATTTGTGGAGTAGAACCCAATTTGTGCATTAATACTGAGAAGTACATGGAAATAAACCTTTGTGAGTACAGCTCTGCTATGTAGGTTACTGGTGGAATCTGCAGGACTTATAGGTTAACTATTGGTTTGACGAATAATGAAAATAGCTTACCAAGACTGTTGGATTTTTTTCCAGACCACCATTATATTATTGTTATCATTTTTCTTCCCATTATTGGAACCCAAATAAGGTAGGATCATTTACATAAAATAATAATTGTACGGGTCAATGAACTCAGTATGTATTTGGGATCTTTTGAACAGTTTATCACTTTAGATTTTGTTTCAGGCAAAGATTCATTGCCAGTTGATCTTCCTAAGCCTGTTGAGAATGAAAAACATGGGGAAGTTGAACATGCAAATGTCAATCCGCTCAGTGTGCACCCACTGCCCTTGGTAAGCCTATTTTTAATGCTATTGAAAACGTGTTTATAATGGCAAGGATTGCCTTGCTTCATGAAGAAACCTTTTGCTGCAGACCAGGACTTCTGACGTACTTCCAGAATCCTCAAATGGTTCCGACTCTCTTAAGGAAGAGAAAAACCAATACTATCCAGGTTTGTACTTTTTCTTACATAGTATTCTCGGTATTTCTTGTAACCGTATACAGTGCATAATATTTGTGGTCACTTTAGATGGAGGTGACGTGTTCTAGAGTTACATATAAAGTTTCCAAGCAAATTAAGATTCGTTAACAGAATATGTATCGGTTTTCATGCACTATATTTTCGCAAAACTATTGTTAAGTTGATGACAGAGTTGTGATCTCATTGCCAAGAAGGCATTCTACAGTCTAAGTTCGATTAGATTTGGCTCCAGtataaactactccctccgtcccataatatcaGATGTTATTACAACCGATATGTGAGTATATCAGTTGTAATAACATCtgatattatgggacggagggagtacaaagcAAGTCATGTTTGACTTTCTTCGTCTCTTAATGGTTGAACCACCAAGCAGTTTTCATACAATTAGATTACATTTTGTATTAGCGTGATTTATCTTACCTTCATCCTCGTCAAAGATTGCATGATATGCGCATTGAACATAAAAAATGACTAGCTAATCAACACATTTTGTTTCGGCTTTTCTTACCATTTTAGGTAAGGAGATTAAGCGCAGAAAGCGACATAGAAGAAAGCAGTATGTGGACCAAGAGCCATGCATAATGAGAGGGGTCTACTTCAAAAATATGAAATGGCAAGCTGCTATAAAAGTTGACAAGAAACAAATTCACTTGGGTACTGTTGGAACACAGGATGAGGCAGCCCGGCTATATGATAGGTATTATCTGGACTAAGCTTTACTGTTATTGGTAGAACTCGGGGATGACATCAACCCTCCCGATCTCAGATCGTAGGGGTTCTCGATAAGAGGCCGGCCCCAAAGCTACGGATTGATACGAATAAGGAGACTGGGACGTAGGTTTACTTTGAGTTTAATTAATTCCTTGATATTCAGAATGACCATTCCTGGCACTTTACAAGAGTCCCTAAGTTGTGGGCTAATACAAGTCTAAACTAATATCATCTAACTGAAAGGAATTATCTGGATTGAGCTTTCTTGTGAGCTTTGATCATAATATCTCCACTCCTGTTTTCAAATAGCTTGTcctcaaactggattgatagatGGTTGTCACAGTAGGAGGAGAGGCCTTCCACAGAAGCAACAACAGCTGAAAGGCCTAGTCTTTCTTGCCAACATGTTCATCATCATAACCGGGAACAATCTAGATAGCCAGGAGCTGCTTGCAATGATGACCAGCACATAACTTCTCATCACAGATGAAACAAAGAGCTGGACTTCGTCGCATGTTCATCTTTGTACGAGACAGCTGTTTGAATGGCTTGGATCCTATGGATGCTGTTGTGCTGAGCTCTCTGCTGGTGCGGC from Triticum urartu cultivar G1812 unplaced genomic scaffold, Tu2.1 TuUngrouped_contig_5322, whole genome shotgun sequence encodes:
- the LOC125529074 gene encoding ethylene-responsive transcription factor-like protein At4g13040, whose amino-acid sequence is MVSLRRRRLLGLCSGKDSLPVDLPKPVENEKHGEVEHANVNPLSVHPLPLTRTSDVLPESSNGSDSLKEEKNQYYPGKEIKRRKRHRRKQYVDQEPCIMRGVYFKNMKWQAAIKVDKKQIHLGTVGTQDEAARLYDRAAFMCGREPNFELSEEEKNELVKYTWDDFLAITRNTITSKKQRKVGSRRHNKADLFIGDTEMVNGGGSSNSDDGDVDTSVS